One window of Nicotiana tomentosiformis chromosome 11, ASM39032v3, whole genome shotgun sequence genomic DNA carries:
- the LOC138901269 gene encoding uncharacterized protein, with amino-acid sequence MFLKEFVPKTLRDTWRTKFEWLRQGTKTMSEYDIRLCELSRHAPILVPTVREQVRKFIERLYYDFKICMDRELQTDIPFQQVVEIAKIFERVRSEEKESKEAKRSRNSGGFSGFYSASMTHHGGGSGNRSA; translated from the coding sequence atgtttttgaaagagtttgttcccaaGACTCTCCGAGATACGTGGCGCAcaaagtttgaatggttgcgtcagggtACTAAGACAATGTCAGAATATGATATTAGGTTATgtgagttatcccgtcatgcacctatcttggttcctactgTTAGAGAGCAAGTTCGCAAATTCATTGAAAGACtctattatgattttaaaatatgtatggatcgagagttgcagactgacattccatttcagcaagtagtagagattgccaaGATTTTTgaacgtgttcgaagtgaggagaaggaatctaaggaggccaaaaggtctcggaactctggaggatttagtggattctactctgcatctatgactcatcatggcggaggctcgggcaaTCGGTCAGCCTAG